In Candidatus Manganitrophus morganii, the genomic window TGAGCCGGATAAAAAAGGGATGGCGAAACACCTCGGGGGCGGGAGACAAACGCTCCGGACCGGCGGTCTTCGATCGAATCACCGGCGGTGAAAGGGGCTCTCCCGGACCGATCGCATCGGTTGGATCTTGATTTTTGTCATTGGCTTTCCCCATCGGAATACCTTCCCGGACCGAAGATATCACGACCGGTTCCTGCTGTCAAAAGGGAGCGTAAAAACAGGACCCCTCTATTTTGTCATCCCGGTTGGATCGGCTCCCCCCAATGCAAATCAGGAGGGAACCGGGTCGATCGCGGCTGTTCCATCGCCGGCTCCCATCCCCCGCCGAGCGCCTTGTAGAGCTGGACGATCGATACCAGATGAAGCCGGCGGGTGGCGGTCAGAGCCAGCTCCGCTTCGTAAAGATTGCGCTTGGCGGTGAGGACATCGAGATAATTGGAATGCCCGCTTTGATAGCGCAGATCGGCCAGATGAAGGGCCGACTGCAGCGCTGCAACCTGACTTTCCTCTGCCTTGTTTTGATCGCGCGCCGTACGAACCGCGACAAGCGCATCTTCAACCTCTCTAAAGGCGATGATCACCGTCTGCTCGTATAGCGCCAACACCTGTCTTGCTTGCGCCTCCGCCGCCTTCTGCTCGAACCCGAATGTCCGGGCGTTGAAAAGAGGAGCGAACAATCCAACACCGGCCGCGCCGAAGTTCCCCTCCTCCAGGCCGGAGAGTTGGGGACTTGCCACACCGAGGATTCCCGTCAAGCTGATCGTCGGGAAACGGGACGCCTTGGCCACTCCGATCCGGGCCGTTGCGGCGGCCAGGTCTTGTTCCGATCGGAGGATGTCGGGCCGGCGCTGAAGGAGTTCCGAAGGCAAACCGGCCGGCACCTCGGGGGGCATTCCCTGCTCGGTCAGCGATCGGCCTCTTCCGATTCGAGCCGGGTTTCTCCCCAGCAGGACGCTCAGCTCGTTCTCCTTCTGAATCATCGCCCGCTCCAGCTCGAACAGCCGGGCCGCGGCGTTCGCCCGCTCCGCTTCGAACTGATCGACATCCAACCGGGTGATCAGCCCTTGCCGCAATCGCGCTTCGGCGATCTCAACCGATTCCTCCCACGACTGAAGCGCTTCCTTTCCGATCTCCAACTGCATATCCAATTGACGAAGATCGAAGTAAGCTTGGGCGACGCTTGCCACCAGCTCCAAGACCACGGCCCGCCGATTTTCTTCCTCCGCCAAGAGTTGCGCCCGCGCCGCTTCGTTCGCTCTTCGGACCCGGCCCCAAATGTCGAGCTCCCACGACAGATTGGCCTGTCCATAATAACTGCTGGACGAGGGAACCCTGGGGATGTTGACCGCGTTTAACTTGCCGAACGGAAGATTGGCCGTGGCGTTCAGTTGGGGAGCGAATTCCATCCGCGCGCTCCCCAAGAAGGCCTGGAAGGCTTCGACCCTCGCGACGGCGAGTTGCAGGTTTTTGTTCTCATGCAACGCGATTCGAACCAGCTTCTGAAGTTCCTCGTCGCGAAGGAGCTCCCACCAGGGGAGGTTGGCGATCGATTGGGTCTCCTCGGTCTCGGCCATCCGGAAAGAGTCAGGAACCGGAACGTTGGGCCGGGTGTAATCGGGCCCCATGGCGCACGCGGTGATCAACAGCGATAGAATGATCAGGCTCATGAAGCGCATGTCAATGTCCTCCTACGGTCGGTTGGAGTGTGGCCGGCTCGGCATTCGCCGGTATCGGCGCGGCCGGCTTCCGGATGGAGAATCGGCTCGTGAACTTCTGGACCACCACAAAGAAGAGCGGGGTAAAGAAAATGGCGACGACCGATTCGGCCAACATCCCCCCGAAGACCCCGGTGCCGATCGAGTGGCGGCTGGCCGCCCCCGCCCCGTTCGCGATGACGAGCGGTAAAATCCCCAGGATAAACGCCATCGAGGTCATGATGATCGGCCGGAACCGAAGGCGCGATCCCTCCACCGCCGCCTGGATTAGCGGCACCCCTTCCTTATAGCGTTGATGGACGAACTCCGTGATCAAGATCGCGTTCTTCGCCGAGAGGCCGATGAGGGTCACCAGCCCGATCTGAAAGTAAATGTCGTTGGTCAGCCCGCGCAGCCAGACGGCCGCTAAGGCGCCGAAGATCCCGAAAGGAACGGCGAGATTGACGACAAAGGGGATCGACCAGCTTTCATACTGGGCCGCCAGGACCAAAAAGACCATCAACAGACCAATCCCGAAGACCAGAAGCGATTGGCTGCTCCCCTTTCGCTCCTGATAGGAGATTCCGCTCCAATCGAGTTGGTAACCTTTCGGCTCCAAGACCTCTTTTGCCAAACGATCCAGCGCGTCGAGTGTCTGGCCCGAGCTGTAACCGGGCGCCGCCGATCCGAGCAACAGGGCCGAGTTGAGGCCGTTGAAGTGGGTGACCGGATCGGGGCCGCTGGTAAATTCGGTCGTGATCACGGCGCTCAGCGGGATCATCTTTCCGTTCTGCGCGCGGACGTAGAGATTCGCGATATCGTCGGGGCTGGAGCGGTACTCCGGGTCCGCTTCGGTCTGCACCCGATAGACCCTCCCCGATTTGATGAAGTCGTTGATGTAGAAATTGCCGAAGTAAGCCTGCATCGTATCGAAGATATCGGAGATCGACACCCCGAGCGCCTTCGCCCGCTCCCGGTCGACCTTGGCGTAAAGCCGGGGGGCGCTGACGCGGAAGTTGGTCCCGATCCCTCCGATCGCCGGCTCTTGACGCGCCTTGGCGATGAATTCCTGCGTCGCATCGGAGAAGGCCCTGAAATCTCCCCCGAGCGGGTCTTGCAGCTGCGCGGAGAACCCCCCCGTGGCGCCGAGACCCCGAATCGGAGGGGGATTGAAGGCGAGGACCAGCGCTTCGGGGATTTTTGAAAATTCCCCGAACGCGGCGCCGATGATCGACTTGACATGATCCTGCGGATCGGTCCGCTCGTCCCAATCTTTCAACGGCAGAAAGATCGTCGCCGCGTTCGATCCCCTGGTGCTGAAGACGAAATTCTGCCCGGAGAGGACATTGGTATGTCTGATTCTCGGATCAGAGTGGAAATAGTCCTCCAGCCGCTCCAACACCTCGTCGGTCCGCTGTTTGGAAGCGCCGTCGGGAAGCTGGACCATCCCGATAAAGTAGCCCTGGTCCTCTTCCGGCAGGAAGCCGCTCGGAATGAATTTGAACATGCCGATCGAGAGGAACAAGATGACGCCGAAGATCCCGACAAAGAGGAGCGACCGTTTCAACATTCCGGCGACCGCGGCGCTGTAGCCGTCGCGGATTCGATCGAAGAGCCGATTGAAGAGACGGAAGAATCGATTCGGCTCGCTGTGTCCCGGTTTGAGGATGAGCGCGCTGAGGGCCGGGCTGAGGGTGAGCGCCACCAACCCCGAGATCGTCACCGACATGGCGATCGTGATCGCAAACTGTTTGTAGAGCTCTCCGGTGATCCCGCCGAGGAAGGCGACCGGGATGAAGACCGA contains:
- a CDS encoding multidrug efflux RND transporter permease subunit → MSPRFFIDRPIFASVLSIVIVVVGLVAMRALPIAQFPDITPPVVQIDADYPGASAEVVANAVARPIEVQLPGIDNLLYFESTSTNDGHMTIKVTFEIGTDIDIAQVQTQNRVKLAEPQIPQEVTRQGVTVKKLSSDLLAVITLSSDDPRYDTLFLSNYATLQILDNIRRVPGIGDATVFGQQNYSMRLILNPDRMAQLQITPTDIVNIVREQNRDFPSGTIGREPALKGTLLTFPVITQGRLTEVKDFEALIIRALPDGSMVRLKDVARVELGAQSYALESRKDKKPTTFILAFLSPGANALDSISQVRQAMGEMSKNFPTGVTWEIPFDTTPFIQVSIDEVVKTLIEAMILVILVVYLFLQSWRATLIPTLAVPVSLIGTFAGMYALGFSINTLTLFGMILAVGIVVDDAIVVVENVERHMALGLRPREAAKKAMEEVTGPVIAIVLVLCSVFIPVAFLGGITGELYKQFAITIAMSVTISGLVALTLSPALSALILKPGHSEPNRFFRLFNRLFDRIRDGYSAAVAGMLKRSLLFVGIFGVILFLSIGMFKFIPSGFLPEEDQGYFIGMVQLPDGASKQRTDEVLERLEDYFHSDPRIRHTNVLSGQNFVFSTRGSNAATIFLPLKDWDERTDPQDHVKSIIGAAFGEFSKIPEALVLAFNPPPIRGLGATGGFSAQLQDPLGGDFRAFSDATQEFIAKARQEPAIGGIGTNFRVSAPRLYAKVDRERAKALGVSISDIFDTMQAYFGNFYINDFIKSGRVYRVQTEADPEYRSSPDDIANLYVRAQNGKMIPLSAVITTEFTSGPDPVTHFNGLNSALLLGSAAPGYSSGQTLDALDRLAKEVLEPKGYQLDWSGISYQERKGSSQSLLVFGIGLLMVFLVLAAQYESWSIPFVVNLAVPFGIFGALAAVWLRGLTNDIYFQIGLVTLIGLSAKNAILITEFVHQRYKEGVPLIQAAVEGSRLRFRPIIMTSMAFILGILPLVIANGAGAASRHSIGTGVFGGMLAESVVAIFFTPLFFVVVQKFTSRFSIRKPAAPIPANAEPATLQPTVGGH
- a CDS encoding efflux transporter outer membrane subunit → MRFMSLIILSLLITACAMGPDYTRPNVPVPDSFRMAETEETQSIANLPWWELLRDEELQKLVRIALHENKNLQLAVARVEAFQAFLGSARMEFAPQLNATANLPFGKLNAVNIPRVPSSSSYYGQANLSWELDIWGRVRRANEAARAQLLAEEENRRAVVLELVASVAQAYFDLRQLDMQLEIGKEALQSWEESVEIAEARLRQGLITRLDVDQFEAERANAAARLFELERAMIQKENELSVLLGRNPARIGRGRSLTEQGMPPEVPAGLPSELLQRRPDILRSEQDLAAATARIGVAKASRFPTISLTGILGVASPQLSGLEEGNFGAAGVGLFAPLFNARTFGFEQKAAEAQARQVLALYEQTVIIAFREVEDALVAVRTARDQNKAEESQVAALQSALHLADLRYQSGHSNYLDVLTAKRNLYEAELALTATRRLHLVSIVQLYKALGGGWEPAMEQPRSTRFPPDLHWGEPIQPG